One Alligator mississippiensis isolate rAllMis1 chromosome 12, rAllMis1, whole genome shotgun sequence DNA window includes the following coding sequences:
- the SLC31A2 gene encoding protein SLC31A2 isoform X1 translates to MMAMYFFFSNKVVLLFDFWNVHSPAGMALSVVVILLLAALYEVIKVTKGKLLRRTVSSVPTSISQESLAERDRASVNSERDQQNSTQKRWFLYHVSQTLLHVIQVVIGYLVMLAVMSYNTWIFLGVIVGSTVGYYVAYPMLNMR, encoded by the exons ATGTATTTTTTCTTCTCCAACAAGGTGGTACTTTTGTTTGACTTCTGGAATGTCCACAGCCCGGCAG GGATGGCACTGTCGGtggtggtgatcctgctgctggcagcattgtACGAAGTCATCAAGGTCACCAAAGGCAAACTGCTTCGTCGGACAGTGTCGTCTGTCCCCACCAGCATCAGTCAGGAGTCATTAGCAGAACGAGACAGGGCATCTGTCAACTCAGAGCGAGATCAGCAAAACTCTACCCAAAAAAG GTGGTTTCTGTACCATGTCAGCCAGACACTGCTCCACGTGATCCAGGTGGTGATTGGTTATCTGGTGATGCTGGCTGTGATGTCCTACAACACTTGGATCTTCCTGGGTGTGATTGTGGGCTCCACAGTGGGTTACTATGTGGCCTACCCAATGCTCAATATGCGGTAG
- the SLC31A2 gene encoding protein SLC31A2 isoform X2 — translation MDWGVTQDKMHRKHEILCCVMGMALSVVVILLLAALYEVIKVTKGKLLRRTVSSVPTSISQESLAERDRASVNSERDQQNSTQKRWFLYHVSQTLLHVIQVVIGYLVMLAVMSYNTWIFLGVIVGSTVGYYVAYPMLNMR, via the exons ATGGACTGGGGTGTGACACAGGACAAAATGCACAGAAAACATGAGATTTTATGCTGTGTAATGG GGATGGCACTGTCGGtggtggtgatcctgctgctggcagcattgtACGAAGTCATCAAGGTCACCAAAGGCAAACTGCTTCGTCGGACAGTGTCGTCTGTCCCCACCAGCATCAGTCAGGAGTCATTAGCAGAACGAGACAGGGCATCTGTCAACTCAGAGCGAGATCAGCAAAACTCTACCCAAAAAAG GTGGTTTCTGTACCATGTCAGCCAGACACTGCTCCACGTGATCCAGGTGGTGATTGGTTATCTGGTGATGCTGGCTGTGATGTCCTACAACACTTGGATCTTCCTGGGTGTGATTGTGGGCTCCACAGTGGGTTACTATGTGGCCTACCCAATGCTCAATATGCGGTAG